Sequence from the Rutidosis leptorrhynchoides isolate AG116_Rl617_1_P2 chromosome 3, CSIRO_AGI_Rlap_v1, whole genome shotgun sequence genome:
atgccttttggattgactaatgctccagcagtattcatggatctaatgaatcgcatctgtagaccgtatttagacaaatttgtcattgtttttatcgacgacatattgatttactcgaagaacaaggaagaacatgagcaacacttaagactggtactagagatactcaagaaagaagaattgtacgcaaaattttcgaagtgtgatttctggttacaagaagtacaatttttgggacatgttgtcagtaaacatggaattaaagttgaccctgccaagatcgaagccattagtaaatgggaaacaccgaagactccaacacaaatccgccaattcttaggtcttgctggttactaccgaagattcattcaagatttctctagaatcgccaaacccttaacttcattgactcaaaagggaaagaagtatgattggtccacggaacaggaatcctcattccagttgttaaagaagaagttaacgtctgctcccattttgtcattaccagaaggaaatgatgatttcgtgatctattgtgacgcttcgcgccaaggtttaggatgtgtattaatgcaacgcacaaaagttatcgcatatgcctcatgacaactaaaaattcatgaaaagaactatacaacacacgatttggaacttggagctgtagtttttgcactcaaaatatggagacactatctatatggcaccaagtgtacagtgtacactgaccataagagtcttcagcatatttttgatcaaaaacaactcaatatgagacaacgtcgctgggtagagttgttaaacgattacgattgtgaaatccgttaccaccccggaaaggctaatgttgtagctgatgccctaagtcgaaaagaaagagtaaaacctcttagggtccgagctttgaatattacaattcgtaccgatctcacaaagcaaattcaagcagcacagttagaagctttaaaagaagaaaatgaaaaaggcgaaatgagcagagggttagaaaaacagcttgaggtaaaagccgatggaaccctgtattttgctgataggatatgggtaccaaaatatggtaatctaaggcaactagtactagatgaagcacacaaaacgaggtactcaattcacccaggaaacgggaaaatgtaccacgatctcaagaagttttattggtggcctaatatgaagacagaaattgctacttatgtaagcaaatgtttgacgtgtgcaaaggtcaaagctgagcaccaaaagccgtcaggattactgcaacaaccagaaattccgcagtggaaatgggaaagaataactatggatttcattacgaaattgccaaggactgcaagtagtcatgatactatttgggtgatagttgatcgtctaactaaatcagctcactttctaccaataaaggagacagacagtatggagaaattagcacgcctatatttgaaggaagtagtttccaggcatggtgtacccatctctatcatatctgatcgcgacacccgattcacatcacgtttctggcagtcattacaaaaagcattgggaactcgattagatatgagcaccgcttatcacccacagacagatggtcaaagtgaaagaacaatacaaacattgaaagacatgttacgggcatgcgtgattgactttggaaccagttgggatcgacacttaccgttggcagaattttcatacaataacagctatcatacgagcatcaacgcagcgccatttgaagcactttacggtagaaagtgcagatctcctatatgttggagtgaagtaggagaaagacaacttactggaccagaaattattcacgaaaccaccgaaaagatcattcaaatacaacagcgattgaaaatggccatgagtcgccaaaagagttatgctgatgtaagaagaaaaccgctagaatttcaagtgggcgacaaagtcatgttgaaagtgtcaccctgaaaaggcgttgtacgattcggtaaacgaggaaagctaagtcctaggtacgtaggaccctttgaaatcaccgaaagaattggaacagttgcttatcgattaaagctaccgcaagaacttagtagtgttcacaacacatttcacgtgtcaaatttgaagaaatgtttagctgaagaggatgtcgtaattcctcttgacgaaatacgaatcaatgataaactccattttatcgaagaacctgttgaaatcatggaccgtgaggtcaaacaattaaaacaaagcaaaataccgatagttagggttcattggaacgcaagacgaggacccgagtttacttgggaacgtgaagatcagatgaagcaaaagtatccacatttgttcactgatatcgctcatgaaacaggtactactcaaaatttcgggacgaaattttctttaagggggaggtactgtgatgacccgaaaatttttgacttatttaaaccaattctctatacgatttattattttaacacgctaaacaaagtctgttagattgagtctcaaaattttagaactgtttcatatatacaattacctttgattactctcgacgattcatgaacaattatatgtatgtatatatagatgtacaagtaaaaacgactttcctacagtaaaaccctatttgctacagtaaaacactatttgctacagtgaaaccgtattttgctacagtgctacagtaaacactatttgctacagtaaacactatttgctacattaaacactatttgttgctgtaaaacactatgagcctaggtctgctggttctgagagatcacaagctggtactgattctactgatattgatcagcaaccttctgttgctgctcactcatctgaaccagctgatgatcaagatgctgtgtgttctacaaccagctcacctgttcataacaccaaatggacaagggagcatccgattgagcagattatttgctacagtaaaacactatttgctacagtaacactatttgatgtcgacgaactagcaaacaaaaacagaaaaggcggccatgcgatcgcatggcaaaaacactgaaaactcatgcgatcgcatgagctatagtaaacggaaaagtaatataaatacgcctgttttgctcgacgaattatcacatatttttcttcagtaataaaaatgtatatttaaattataattataattttaaatttaagtttaataataataaagtatattcgagggtgttttaattcgggttttaaaccactttaagctaaggaaatattgggtattgttcggggtattgttcttgaatccaaggccaaccatacagtcgtctaccatcattacgtctacgcaatttgcctacaatattgagtctcaatattgaactgtgagtttatagtctccctttttaaatactttaaatatttttgggctgagaatatatgcaatttattttaaacgcgataagacacaagtacatactaaattctacactgagttaaaccgaaaatcccttagctttggtaactagtagctgccagtacataggatatggactggtgggcgcgaataattgtatatggatccatagggcttgacatccccgtccgagctagagcactagccttttaacggacgtatgttatttgagtttaagacacgttggtttgcgtgtattaaaacgaatggggtaattataactatagcgttaagtttagttaccagggtgctctgttacgtagaatctattgataaacttttgatgaaatcttgtggtctatctttatatatgtttatgactcgagcaattaaacctataactcaccaacattcgtgttgactttttagcatgttttattctcaggtccttagaatgcttccgctgtgatgtgcttgttgcctgcatggagtctctcatgctttgtacaaagtttattgcattcaaaataaaactgcgttgtgtaataaataattggactgtgatgtcaacctgtaaattaaagacttatgtatttcggggttttgcttatacctaagcactcgcccacatgtttataactttctatgtttagaaagtcacttattttaatgaatgcaatattttatcaaaacgtatcatatagaggtcaaaacctcactgtggaatcaatgattaacgtgccgcgtcaatagcgattttgacgggtcgttacacactTGATTTCTTTTTTATAGTTTAATGACTTCATTTTTTGGCAAAACTAAAGTCATCAAACTGGGGGAACTTAATGGTGTACCTTATGGTCTACACGCATAAAATAAAAGATGTggagctctgagttacggacgttttGGCTTTTGAATCACCTCAATCAGAGTTCGTATGAGAAAGTTATGCCCAAATTAGTGAAGACATGCAAGTTATTGGGTTTTCCCATTAATTAAGCCCAAGAAGCTTCCCACTAGCCCAAACTTTGCCTATAAATAGAAGAGCTCCCTACCTCATTTGACACAAGAAAAGAGGAGCAGCCatttcactttctctctcacacactttctctccactctccactctccactctccatGACTTCGAGTCCCAATTTCTAGGCACCATACTACTCTTTCTCTAGACTTTCTCTCTCATACACGCTTTCTCTCTCTAGACTTCATTTGTCATCCGCCCAGCTCTAAGGCATGACTTCTTCctcccagctccaaggcatgacttcttcctcccagctccaaggcatgacttcTTCCGCCTAGCTCCAAGGCATGACTTCTTACTCCCAGTTCCAAGGCATGACTTCATCCGCCCAGCTCCAAGTATACAGGCAGAACATATGTAAGCCATAttttaagattgacttaagccaCGCCATGGTTTTAGACCATGATCCGCGTCTGCAGGGATTCGTCCCGAGGGTAAACGTCAATCGACAAACTACTCCTCACATGGTTCATTCTACTTTGCACTAGTACGTATATACCTACTCTCCAGTAGAGAAAATACGTACTATCAGTTAACAATGCCACCAGTGGCGGATCTTAAACTATACTACTGAGAGGGCGAAAATGTTCCAACGTAAATCAAAACGCATAAAACATACATATAAAAAGCTCATACATGTACATGTACATGTACCATGAAGTTGTGGTTTGGTCCAACGGTTGGTGTTCTGCCTtccttaggggaggtcaggagttcgaccccccgtttgctacatattaaaaacacaatttcatcactgccatgaagtatccacccatggcatctttcccatatcgtttggggggtaaagggaagggggttttacttggccgtgcccttggatcggtttcaaggtttcctcccgggcagcgatgaggGCGGGGTTAATATCGCCGCATCAGCATAGTCGAAAAGGAGATGATCGCGACGGTTGGTTTAGTGCCCCTCGGGTGGTCCCAATCGATGTCCAAAAAAAACATGTACATGTACCATATAAGGGTTATTTCTAATTTATTGGAAGggctaatatataaaatttatattttttaaaccTATTTAATATTAAACTTCTAGTAATTATACAAAAGGCTGGAGGGGCTAGCACCCTGCCATGCCTCCCTTGATAGTCCGCCTCTGAATGCCACACATTCCTCAATGGGTTATCATCGTGAGGCGTTTAGGTGGATTCCTTAATAGTATGTTTTATCGTAAATTAAAGCAGAGACTAATGTGGATAATTTTTTTTCATCAGTCTAAGGCCCCGTTTGACTCACGGAATTTAATGGGATTCTGGCGGAATTGAAATTGAATTTAGACACGATGCGTGTCTAGATTCAATGCCAGTTTCGCCGAAATCTCATTGATTTCCGTGAACTAAATGAGGCAGGTTTAATGGTTAATTGCATCTAGCTTGAGATCCAAATGCAAGTCATCTCATGTTATGTACTAACATTTCATTTCCTACAACTCAAGTTACTTTATTttttaagaaaagaaaaaaaaaaaataaggaaaCAATTGTTTAGGTTAATTACCTTGATACCCCTGTTAACTTTCATTCAACTCATCAGAAGCCTACAGACCATCGTCAAGTGTTCCCCTCCTTTACTTCCATGGATGGTGCTTCAACCTCTTCTTTCCCAGTTCGTTATAAGCAATTCTCACTCGATATAAAGGTTTATTTTCCATCTCAATTTCTTACAATTCTCAATTAATTTATGTTCTCTAATCACTCGTTGTTTTCGCCGGAATCCATCTTTTGAACTGACTGTCTGACTTCATGTCTAATTCAGCTCAATTATTTGATTTTCCTCATAGAACTCGTCAAGAATAAAACTTTTTTGTTTGTTTTCTCTTTTCTAATGCAATAAGGATGACATAATGTTTGTTGATCTTTGTTATTATCAAAATATGTTGAAAGTGGCGTATTTTTGCCCATGCCCACCACCTGTTTGTTAAAATGCGTCCTCTGATTTCGTTGCCTAGTAGCAAAACCTTTGTTATATGCATATTTCTGTTTCAAATGTTATATGAATATAACACTCAGTGGCTATTTTCAACACACTTTTTTAGTCAAAAACACTTGCAAAATATGCAGTCTGAGACACTCCCGCATTATCTCTTTTCAGCTAAGTGGGAATATCATAATCTCTATATTATGTGTGATATGTAAAAGTTATGCATATGTTACCATTGGAATGTAATCTCTGACAGTTGTATTTGCAGGGAAGTAAAATTGACGTAGTCATATGCAGCCATGATGATCAATTCATGGTGAGTTAGTGTTTCATTCGCCTTTTATTTCCATACACGTGCTTGGTGTGTTCATTTGCTAGTTTTGCTAACACTGGCAGGTTATTGCTACTCAAATCGGGACTTTGGGAACCATATTGCATGCTAGGTAATATAAATTTGGTTTTTAAAGTTGATTATGTTACTGGTTATTCTGTATTCAAAGTATTTACCTTTACTAAATAGAAGCAGACTATTATTCTTAAAAAGTTTTTCACATTGTTGTTTCTTATTTTAACAGAAAGGAAGAAGGGATGTTGAATAACCCTACATTTAATGTATCAGTGATATTTGGTAAACGAGATGAGGTGAGCTAGCTTATGAGTTATGAATCAGATATGAAGCTTTCTTTTATATCATATGCTCACTGAAATGTTTTACCCTGCAGCCAATGTTACTGGCATGTGCTCGACAGCTTATAGAACATATAAGGTCTGTTTTTGTACACCTTTCAATAACACTATTTACTGCTTAATCAGAAAACATGATATCAATATATAGTATAAGTATGTTGTTTAAGTAACACTTTGGAGTGTTATCTTCTGATTTGTTTTCAGCAATTCTGGGTCTACGAAACCACTGACACTCTCGCTTGGTCTCAAGGACCATTCAACGGTAGCTTCTGAATTCTGATTACAATCCTGATTGGTTTTATCGGAGATTGTTAAGATTAGTAATCACACTTTGTTGTCTGTTGCTTATTCAGGAAACTCTCAAAGGAATTGTTTCTGCTGTAATTGAGAACAGATTGTGGTAGATGATACTTACCTGCTGACAAGGATTTAAAGATGCTCGGTATTGATCTCTATGAATATCCATGGATAGACACTGTGTTTTTCTTGATTCTCTTGAAATGATTGTGTAATTCAATATGACAATGTTTAATGTGAATTTCTTGGATATAAAAACTATTAGCTGGATTACAGTAGCTCCTTGCAGAAATGTGTTCTCTTTTAGCAGGTTTCATTATGGCTATACTTCTGTTGTAGTGCTGTCCGCCTCCTCTCATTTTTATCTCCACAACTAATAATAAATGCGTTATCGCATTGTTATTGATTCCGGGAATACACAGTTAAATTACAAAgtgtttatttctttatatttcaAGACATGCACTTAATAATCTAACATTTGTGGCTGCAAACAAGCTGACAACCGTTAGACAATTGCCATGATGCAAACTTTAGCACAGCTGGAGGAACATTTGAACCTGACTTGGAGTTCAAATAGCTTCCAACCTTGATTGTAAAGCTTCTAACAAAGTTATAATATTAGGTCTCTAGTCAAGTTTAAGTTCATATAACTTGATTAAATCCATTTTTGTATATTTAGTTACATAATTGTTATCATTAATCACACAACACAGAGTACTAGTTTTAAGCCCTTGTAAGCTTAAGCTCCAATTATTGTGTGTTTTGAGCTCATTTTTTGGAATTCGTACTTGGTAAAGTTTGACTTTAACAAGCTCGAATTGAGTTTGAGCTCAAGTAGCTAAATGAAAACTAGGCTAGTTTGCAACCCATAGTCATAGCTATGCAGCACCGAAATGAGTCATTGCCAAATCCCAGTTTCACATACAGAAAATGGATTGGATCGTTTCTCATTTCCACAGGAAACTTTAAGTTCAGTTTCGTTATCTAtatgaaatataaaaatatatagaaaCCAAAGCCATGACGAAACGAGAGAGAACAATGTGTCTTCAATCAACTATAAATTAAAACCTTCAAAAAAACAAACTAGTTTTGGTCAACAGTCACTCGCTTCTCTTGTAGAGGACTAGACACTCATCTTTGTCTGTAACTTATAGCATTTGGGGAAAATTCATCTTACTAAAATAATGTAAATTAAGAATTTCAACTCATAATTTTCCCCACTATTCACAGTAAATAAATGTCACTACTACTGGAACCGGCACAACCTTGATGCGCAACTTAATAAGTCGATAATATCTCACCAGCTGTTGTTCGTCATTATCTCCTCATCACGATCATCCTTTAATGCCATTTTCCTTCACCAAATCAATCAATTGTTTCTCCAACTACAACAACCAAAaggaaaattatataaatatacaaCTCAGGCTAGCATTTTGTCATTTTCAATGTGTATGCTATGAACATAAACTAAATTTTGTCGGTTGCCTTGAGTTAGACAAATGCAGATGGGGCTTAGAGAAAATCAATTAGTAAACGAGTAAACCTATATTTTTAATTCCATTCTAGAAATAGAAGGTGCATATTCTTGACACACATATTGGCGTCCTGATATCCTGACAAGAGGTCCGGTGTTCAAAATTATAATAAATGCACATCTTGGTGGTCGCGGCCAGGGAAAGGGTAGGAAACGTTCACGGGATCCAGTTAGGCGTAAAAACACTCGCCGTACTCGGGTAACCTGAATGGGTAAAACCTCCTCCGTTTACCCGTTAAAACGGAAGGCGCATAAGGGGTTGATGACAGTATGCCACACTGTATTTAGCATCGTCAGTACTTATATGTGCCAATATTCGAACCCCAAAATAGTACAACTCATTCAACTCCATCATTGAGTTGGACGTAGTTTAAAGGGGTTATCAGAAAGGTTTTTTAGGATAAAAATAATAGATTTAAGCAATTTATTTAACAAATTGAATTTGACTAGTCACCTTAACAAATATGAAATAACACTGAGCCTTGGGACAATATTATGatggggagtgatatgtacacaaccatttTTGTTACGTAAAGAACCAATCATGCTTTACAGTATTGTaaagtacaacactgtaaagcatgattcgttgtgtacataacaaaaatggtTGTGATTGAGCCAGTTTAGATAATACCACAGATACTCTTCGGCCTTTTAATGTAATCTATGAATAGTTAGTTAATTATATTACAAAAACCATATACTATTTTTTTGAAACCAACTTTTGAGGCAATGAAATTATACAAAGGATGCCTTATGAACCATTCGACCTGTTTAACCCGTTTTCTTTAATTAATTTCTGTTTTAGTTTATCCACTCGCTACATTAGATAGAAATATAATCCAGTCATAAACAGATGAGGTATAAACAAACCTGAGCATTCCTCATCTTCTGTCTTTGCAATTGCTCAACCAAACTCCCAACGCTGCAAAGCAATATTTAATATATAAGTTGTACAAGTATACCATAACTGACGCTAAATGATCAAATAGGCGGTGAGATACACTAACCTTTGTTGTAACTGGATCACCTGAGAGTGCAGTTCTATCTCCCTCGGACTAGGAGGAATCTACAAGTTATAAACTAGTAGTTAACGGCcattaattgtaattgtaattgtaattataatgatgaatgataaaatcAGATGATAGTAATATGCAGCAaacaatttagaaaaaaaaaaaaaaaaaactattaacgTGTTTAGAGCCATTACTTGTGTGAAACCGTTGTTTCCTAACTCCACATGGTCCATGGGATTTGCTGTATAGAGAAATACGCATCAGACATAAATACAGACATATATACAAGAACACGTCTTAATATAGTGATGACAAACCTGAAGATGAACTAGAAGTTTGGTCCACGAACTTGATTAATCGAAGTATTTCTTCCTGCACAGAGGAAAAAAAAGTAACATGTAGTCCAACGCAGAGAAAGTTTGCATGTCAAATAAAGTCAAATGATCACGTTCGTATTCGTACCCTTTGTGCCATGTTATGCTGAAAGATGGTTTGCAAAGATGGAATAAATGAAGCAGCAGATACACTTGAAGTTGGACCAAGTACAGGAACCTGAACAGAGACAGAAAGACAATAGTTACAACTCGTTTGATACGACGTAAGCATGTGAATGTATACAATTGTGTGTATAGGTTTATGTGTACAGTACATTCCAATTGTATGTACTAGTTTTGCAGAGAGCAAATGTAAATAATAATTGTGTACCTTGACACTTAAATCTTGTTCGGTAACTTTAAAACGACCCTTCTGTTTGACTACAGCTCCTTCTGTTATCTCTTCTACTACACAATGCCAAAGATTTTCATAaaaggaaaaataaataaataaataaataaataaagagttcagttttttatttttatttttttggtgaAAGACAATCAAGGATGGCTTACCAGATACAGAGTTGGACATACTATTCTTCCGAATATATTGTAATGGTCCACTGTGATTGAACTCTACCCGGAATCTCGATTGATTATAGTCCCTTCATATTTATTTTCGTAATAGCTTATAACACTTGACAAATTTATTGTGATCAAGATTAAAAAGGATAATATTTTACAAAAAGTTATGAGAACGGAATATAATTACCTTTCCCCATTGGCAGCTACCTTATTAAGAGATGAAGCATTATCCGGTAACAATGATCCGCTCTTATTTATTCTTGGCCCCGAAATAGTAGTTTTCTGGAAAGAATTTATCCTTCTTTGATCCCCACATTCATTTGTTTCAGTTTCTTGGTCCTTAGGTTTTAACGACAGCTTTACAGAATCTTTATCTTCAGGATTTAAATTTAACGGGGTTTCATCTCGTTCAGTTTGGCTAATAGTCGCCACATCTtcttcagaaatatcaaaacaTCCCCTGTATTTAAAGCTCTCAATCAGATAATGTCAATGATACCAACACGAGTCTTATACATTTATTTCACCAACATATTATCAAACCAAAGAACTGTAATTTGGCTATAAATTGATGTGCAAAAACAgccagaacaaaaaaaaaaaaaaaaacataatttgTATAACTCAAACTATATGATCTTACTCAAGTGCTTGAAGAGGCTGAGGCTGAATAGGTAATGCAGCAAATGAATCCTCCAAGTTACAAATTTCATCAGATTTAGCATCTGAATGATTATTGTAAACCCCATTTTGTTGCTTTGCAATAATTGGGTCTTCTACATTTGAAACTTCGTCATAATCATTGATCTGCCATTAATATATAAATGTAAGGTTATAAAGTAGAACGCTAATTGTTATACTATCAAATTACATTTCCAAAATTAAACACATACAAGCATAGCCTGATTCTTCAAGTCCTCCAAGTTAAAATTCCAGGCGCTAATTCCGCGTATATACACTTGCTGCATATTGCAAGACGTCGAAATCAGTACAGCATGCAAATGATGAAATATTCTGCTGATAATTTTTTATCCATAAACATTATTACCTG
This genomic interval carries:
- the LOC139896449 gene encoding uncharacterized protein, translating into MDGASTSSFPVRYKQFSLDIKGSKIDVVICSHDDQFMVIATQIGTLGTILHARKEEGMLNNPTFNVSVIFGKRDEPMLLACARQLIEHISNSGSTKPLTLSLGLKDHSTETLKGIVSAVIENRLW